The following proteins are co-located in the Longimicrobium sp. genome:
- the aldA gene encoding aldehyde dehydrogenase, translated as MQSEARLESHAMRIGGEWRGAAGGAVRPVVNPATGEAFAEVPEGTRDDARAALEAARAAQPAWEALSGVQRAAYLTRIARAIEADAERLARVVVREQGKPLVEAHGEIGGTAGFFDYFTSFARAPAGEILPSDAPDEDIWIRNVPYGVVAAIIPWNYPAALFARKVAPALMAGNTIVVKPHEDTPLSALELARICEAAGLPPGVVNVVTGAGREVGDALVRDRNTNLVTVTGSVRAGREILAAAAENITVVSLELGGKAPFIVMEDADVELAVRHAIHARFVNCGQVCTCNERTYVHRSVFDRFLERYVALAGGLRIGDPMRSDIDLGPKVNEAEVVKVDEMVARARQQGAEVVLGGRRPEGGEFGRGFWYQPTVLTGVRNDMEIMQQEVFGPVSPVMAFDDFDEAIALANDTPYGLSAYLFTSDLKKMMRAVKGLRCGEVYINKIGPEQFQGFHAGYGLSGMGGDDGHHGYAHYFRKKTVYVSYGDGSTEGMMPYGSAAAPLPPQ; from the coding sequence ATGCAGTCCGAAGCACGTCTCGAAAGCCACGCGATGCGGATCGGCGGGGAGTGGCGCGGCGCCGCCGGCGGCGCGGTGCGGCCGGTGGTCAACCCGGCCACCGGCGAAGCGTTCGCCGAGGTGCCGGAGGGGACGCGCGACGACGCCCGCGCCGCACTGGAAGCGGCCCGCGCCGCGCAGCCCGCCTGGGAAGCGCTCAGCGGCGTGCAGCGCGCCGCGTACCTCACCCGCATCGCGAGGGCGATCGAGGCGGACGCCGAGCGGCTGGCGCGCGTGGTGGTGCGCGAGCAGGGGAAGCCGCTGGTGGAGGCGCACGGCGAGATCGGCGGCACGGCGGGCTTCTTCGACTACTTCACCTCCTTTGCGCGCGCCCCCGCCGGCGAGATCCTTCCCTCCGACGCGCCGGACGAGGACATCTGGATCCGCAACGTTCCCTACGGCGTGGTGGCGGCCATCATCCCGTGGAACTACCCGGCGGCCCTCTTCGCCCGCAAGGTGGCGCCGGCGCTGATGGCCGGGAACACCATCGTGGTGAAGCCGCACGAAGACACTCCGCTCAGCGCCCTGGAGCTGGCCCGCATCTGCGAGGCGGCGGGGCTGCCGCCCGGCGTCGTCAACGTGGTGACGGGCGCCGGGCGTGAGGTGGGCGACGCGCTGGTCCGCGACCGCAACACCAACCTGGTGACGGTCACCGGCTCCGTGCGCGCCGGCCGCGAGATCCTGGCCGCCGCCGCCGAGAACATCACCGTCGTCTCGCTGGAGCTGGGCGGCAAGGCGCCCTTCATCGTGATGGAGGATGCCGACGTGGAGCTCGCCGTGCGGCACGCCATCCACGCGCGCTTCGTGAACTGCGGCCAGGTGTGCACCTGCAACGAGCGCACGTACGTCCACCGCAGCGTCTTCGACCGCTTCCTGGAGCGCTACGTCGCCCTGGCCGGCGGGCTGCGCATAGGGGACCCCATGCGCTCCGACATCGACCTGGGCCCCAAGGTCAACGAGGCCGAAGTGGTCAAAGTGGACGAAATGGTAGCGCGTGCTCGCCAGCAGGGGGCGGAGGTCGTGCTGGGCGGCCGGCGTCCCGAGGGCGGCGAGTTCGGTCGCGGCTTCTGGTACCAGCCGACCGTGCTCACCGGGGTGCGCAACGACATGGAGATCATGCAGCAGGAGGTCTTCGGCCCCGTGTCGCCGGTGATGGCGTTCGACGACTTCGACGAGGCGATCGCGCTCGCCAACGACACGCCGTACGGCCTGAGCGCCTACCTCTTCACGAGCGACCTCAAGAAGATGATGCGCGCCGTGAAGGGGCTGCGCTGCGGCGAGGTGTACATCAACAAGATCGGGCCCGAGCAGTTCCAGGGCTTCCACGCCGGCTACGGCCTCAGCGGGATGGGCGGCGACGACGGACACCACGGCTACGCCCACTACTTCCGCAAAAAGACCGTCTACGTGAGCTACGGCGATGGGTCCACGGAGGGGATGATGCCGTACGGCTCGGCCGCCGCCCCGCTGCCGCCGCAGTAG
- the larA gene encoding nickel-dependent lactate racemase — MRVSLAYGRGRLQVAVPDDAVVISPHELPGLRDEHAAFLEAVRAPTAAAPLRELATERSTVAISISDITRPTPSERLVPWIMAELAHVPRENFVILNGTGSHRPNTRDELVTMLGADIVGTVRIVNHDAFAEAGLTRVGDTPLGGEVWVSDEWLRADVRIVTGFVEPHFFAGFSGGPKGVIPALAGIRTIKHLHSARMIGDPGSTWARLEGNPVQEEIRAAVAMAPPHFLVNVAINPQREITGVWAGHYLQAHQEACRFVARHATRAVDRAFDVVLSTNSGYPLDQSVYQAVKGMSAAARIVKPGGAIVVAAECSDGLPDHGSFKDLLRMRESAEDLLRMIEEPGFEMHDQWQAQCQALVQRRAEVHLFSALPPDTVRSAMLIPSADIEATLSQLLHRYGPAARVAVLPEGPQTVAHVTA; from the coding sequence GTGCGCGTCTCGCTCGCCTACGGCCGCGGCCGGCTGCAGGTGGCCGTCCCCGACGACGCGGTGGTGATCTCGCCCCACGAGCTCCCGGGGCTGCGGGACGAGCACGCGGCCTTCCTGGAAGCCGTGCGCGCTCCCACCGCCGCGGCGCCGCTGCGCGAGCTGGCCACGGAGCGGTCCACCGTCGCCATCTCCATCTCGGACATCACGCGCCCCACGCCCAGCGAGCGCCTGGTCCCCTGGATCATGGCGGAGCTGGCGCACGTGCCGCGCGAAAACTTCGTGATCCTGAACGGCACCGGCTCGCACCGCCCCAACACGCGCGACGAGCTGGTGACGATGCTCGGCGCGGACATCGTGGGCACGGTGCGCATCGTCAACCACGACGCCTTTGCGGAGGCGGGGCTCACCCGCGTGGGCGACACCCCACTCGGCGGCGAGGTGTGGGTGAGCGACGAGTGGCTGCGGGCGGACGTCCGGATCGTGACGGGCTTCGTGGAGCCGCACTTCTTCGCGGGCTTCAGCGGCGGCCCCAAGGGGGTGATCCCCGCGCTGGCGGGGATCCGCACCATCAAGCACCTCCACAGCGCGCGCATGATCGGCGACCCGGGCTCCACCTGGGCGCGGCTGGAGGGGAACCCGGTGCAGGAGGAGATCCGCGCGGCGGTGGCGATGGCTCCGCCGCACTTCCTGGTCAACGTCGCCATCAATCCGCAACGCGAGATCACGGGCGTTTGGGCGGGCCACTACCTGCAGGCGCACCAGGAAGCGTGCCGCTTCGTGGCGCGCCACGCCACCCGCGCGGTGGACCGCGCCTTCGACGTCGTCCTCTCCACCAACAGCGGCTACCCGCTGGACCAGAGCGTCTACCAGGCGGTGAAGGGGATGAGCGCCGCGGCGCGCATCGTGAAGCCCGGCGGCGCCATCGTCGTCGCCGCCGAGTGCAGCGACGGCCTTCCCGACCACGGCAGCTTCAAGGACCTCCTGCGCATGCGCGAGTCCGCCGAAGACCTCCTGCGCATGATCGAGGAGCCCGGCTTCGAGATGCACGACCAGTGGCAGGCGCAGTGTCAAGCGCTGGTGCAGCGCCGCGCCGAGGTGCACCTTTTCTCCGCCCTGCCGCCGGACACCGTGCGCTCCGCCATGCTCATCCCCAGCGCCGACATAGAGGCGACCCTGAGCCAACTGCTCCACCGCTACGGCCCCGCCGCCCGCGTCGCCGTTCTGCCCGAGGGCCCGCAGACCGTAGCCCACGTAACCGCGTAG
- a CDS encoding fumarylacetoacetate hydrolase family protein has protein sequence MKLVTYEAEGRARIGALVEGGVVDLGTVAADMLSLIERGEAGLDDARAAVEAASDVLPMERVRLLAPIPRPRKNIVCLGMNYAEHAYESARAKGLPEKLPEHPVFFTKSPTTVIGHGAEIPLDPAITTQLDWEVELGFVLGRTGKNIAREDALGYIFGYTVINDISARDLQNRHQQFFKGKSLDGTCPMGPCIVTADELPDAGDLALSLRVNGKTMQDSRTRDLVFDIPTIIAVLSRGQTVEAGDVVSTGTPSGVGMGLDPQTWLKPGDVLEAEIERIGVLRNTVAAA, from the coding sequence ATGAAGCTGGTGACGTACGAAGCAGAGGGCCGCGCGCGGATCGGCGCGCTCGTCGAGGGCGGAGTGGTGGACCTGGGGACGGTCGCGGCGGACATGCTGTCGCTGATCGAGCGCGGCGAAGCGGGGCTGGACGACGCCCGCGCCGCCGTGGAAGCCGCGAGCGACGTCCTCCCGATGGAGCGCGTGCGGCTTCTCGCGCCGATCCCGCGGCCGCGCAAGAACATCGTGTGCCTGGGGATGAACTACGCGGAGCATGCGTACGAGTCGGCCCGGGCGAAGGGGCTGCCGGAGAAGCTCCCCGAGCACCCCGTCTTCTTCACCAAGTCCCCCACCACCGTCATCGGCCACGGCGCCGAGATCCCGCTCGATCCCGCGATCACCACGCAGCTCGACTGGGAGGTGGAGCTTGGCTTCGTGCTGGGTCGCACGGGAAAGAACATCGCCAGGGAAGACGCGCTCGGCTACATCTTCGGCTACACCGTCATCAACGACATCTCGGCGCGCGACCTCCAGAACCGGCACCAGCAGTTCTTCAAGGGGAAGAGCCTGGACGGCACCTGCCCCATGGGCCCGTGCATCGTCACCGCCGACGAGCTGCCGGACGCGGGGGATCTCGCTCTCTCGCTGCGGGTGAACGGAAAGACGATGCAGGACAGCCGCACGCGCGACCTGGTCTTCGACATCCCCACCATCATCGCCGTGCTCTCGCGCGGGCAGACGGTGGAGGCGGGCGACGTGGTCTCCACCGGCACGCCCAGCGGCGTGGGGATGGGGCTCGATCCGCAGACCTGGCTCAAGCCGGGCGACGTGCTGGAGGCGGAGATCGAGCGCATCGGCGTGCTGCGCAACACGGTCGCCGCCGCGTAG
- a CDS encoding GMC family oxidoreductase translates to MQPYPGPADPALLALNPYEARTAAAIFERMFPADEHGPGAAELGVLAYLDRALAGAYRDRVDEYRVGLASFDRVACRRHDRPFAECAPAEQDALLAELEAGTLDGFHVPPPRDFFAMLRQHLQEGLFADPAYGGNRGKAGWRFLGHPGVWFENTAEENLATEPATKNGIILSLADVGYSLDGGPREPVEIPGYDPQRGAEPPAGAADVVLVGVGAAGAMAASILCAAGLRVVGLEAGPWRTKRDFVPDELGSSYYCRGGMGPKFLAETPRWRRNENEPTRPATFTLGRMMNGVGGSVIHWGGALRRCHPHHFRFLSHLRETGADRLLPEGHTLADWPVLYDELEPYYTALEQHIGVAGDARANPFVPRAGEYPLPPVRPFRMGELFRQGAEALGLHPYPTPVAVNSEPYNGNPAITYCAWSGGFGPFNDERWHPGQTWVPQALATGNFDLRTHCRVLRVLTDGDGHASGVEYVDANGTARVQEARTVILCSYTFENVRLMLLSGSTRHPKGVGNDAGQVGKHVMSKLWSDVSGHFPGVVFNAHTGPAAQMWSLDDYISAGFDSAAHGFIGGAAPNVENQRLPIQISREALPPEVRSWGRPYRDHLREWQHVAAVRLQPDTLPYHANYLELDPRHRDRSGLGLPLLRITYDMQPNEHRMSEFMEGEAEKILRAMGAARTWRGPRFAGVVSSHELGGCRMGHDPATSVVDPDLEVHDTPGLHVFGTAVFPSCHGVNPTLTMWAVCARAAERLAARLRG, encoded by the coding sequence GTGCAGCCGTACCCCGGCCCGGCGGACCCCGCGCTCCTCGCGCTCAACCCATACGAGGCGCGCACCGCGGCGGCGATCTTCGAGCGGATGTTTCCGGCCGACGAGCATGGCCCGGGCGCCGCCGAGCTGGGCGTGCTCGCGTACCTGGACCGCGCGCTCGCCGGTGCCTACCGCGACCGCGTGGACGAGTACCGCGTGGGGCTGGCGAGCTTCGACCGCGTCGCCTGCCGCCGCCACGACCGCCCCTTCGCCGAGTGCGCGCCCGCCGAGCAGGACGCGCTCCTGGCCGAGCTGGAGGCGGGGACGCTGGACGGCTTCCACGTGCCGCCGCCGCGCGACTTCTTTGCGATGCTGCGGCAGCACCTGCAGGAAGGGCTCTTCGCCGACCCCGCGTACGGCGGGAACCGGGGGAAGGCGGGATGGCGCTTCCTGGGGCACCCGGGCGTCTGGTTCGAGAACACGGCGGAGGAGAACCTCGCCACCGAGCCCGCCACCAAGAACGGGATCATTCTGTCGCTGGCCGACGTGGGCTACTCGCTGGACGGCGGCCCGCGCGAGCCGGTGGAGATCCCCGGCTACGATCCGCAGCGCGGCGCCGAGCCCCCCGCCGGCGCCGCCGACGTCGTGCTGGTGGGCGTGGGCGCTGCGGGGGCGATGGCGGCGTCCATCCTCTGCGCGGCGGGGCTGCGCGTGGTGGGGCTGGAGGCGGGCCCCTGGCGCACGAAGCGCGACTTCGTGCCGGACGAGCTGGGGTCGTCGTACTACTGCCGCGGCGGAATGGGCCCCAAGTTCCTGGCCGAGACGCCGCGCTGGCGCCGCAACGAGAACGAGCCCACCCGCCCCGCCACCTTTACCCTGGGGCGGATGATGAACGGCGTGGGCGGCTCCGTCATCCACTGGGGCGGTGCGCTCCGTCGCTGCCATCCGCACCACTTCCGCTTCCTCTCCCACTTGCGCGAGACCGGCGCGGACCGGCTCCTTCCCGAGGGGCACACGCTGGCCGACTGGCCGGTCTTGTACGACGAGCTGGAGCCTTATTACACCGCGCTGGAGCAGCACATCGGCGTCGCGGGCGACGCGCGCGCCAACCCGTTCGTGCCGCGCGCCGGCGAGTACCCGCTGCCGCCGGTGCGCCCCTTTCGCATGGGCGAGCTCTTCCGCCAGGGGGCCGAGGCGCTGGGGCTGCATCCGTACCCCACCCCCGTGGCCGTCAATAGCGAGCCGTACAACGGCAATCCTGCCATCACCTACTGCGCGTGGAGCGGCGGCTTCGGCCCCTTCAATGACGAGCGCTGGCACCCGGGGCAGACCTGGGTCCCACAGGCGCTCGCCACCGGCAACTTCGACCTGCGCACCCACTGTCGGGTCCTCCGTGTGCTGACCGACGGCGACGGGCACGCAAGCGGCGTGGAGTACGTGGACGCCAACGGCACCGCGCGCGTGCAGGAGGCGCGCACGGTGATCCTGTGCAGCTACACATTCGAGAACGTGCGGCTGATGCTGCTTTCCGGGAGCACGCGGCATCCGAAGGGGGTGGGGAACGACGCGGGGCAGGTGGGGAAGCACGTCATGAGCAAGCTGTGGTCGGACGTCTCGGGCCACTTCCCCGGCGTGGTCTTCAACGCCCACACCGGCCCCGCCGCGCAGATGTGGAGCCTGGACGACTACATCTCCGCGGGCTTCGACTCCGCGGCGCACGGCTTCATCGGCGGCGCGGCGCCCAACGTGGAGAACCAGCGCCTCCCCATCCAGATCAGCCGCGAAGCGCTCCCGCCGGAGGTGCGCTCGTGGGGCCGCCCGTACCGCGACCACCTGCGCGAGTGGCAGCACGTCGCCGCCGTGCGCCTGCAGCCGGACACGCTGCCGTACCACGCCAACTACCTGGAGCTGGACCCTCGCCACCGCGACCGCAGCGGCCTGGGGCTCCCCCTGCTTCGCATCACCTACGACATGCAGCCCAACGAGCACCGCATGTCGGAGTTCATGGAAGGCGAGGCGGAGAAGATCCTGCGCGCCATGGGCGCTGCCCGCACCTGGCGCGGGCCCCGCTTCGCCGGCGTGGTGAGCAGCCACGAGCTGGGCGGGTGCCGGATGGGCCACGACCCCGCCACCTCGGTCGTCGATCCCGATCTCGAGGTCCACGACACGCCCGGGCTGCACGTCTTCGGCACGGCCGTCTTCCCCTCGTGCCACGGCGTCAACCCCACGCTCACCATGTGGGCAGTCTGCGCCCGCGCCGCGGAGCGCCTCGCCGCCCGCTTGCGCGGGTAA
- a CDS encoding ATP-binding protein, whose product MQSPGEKRRGSLRGEILFSLAFLCGAALLLAVWTLTVVRVAAPNSSLLVWILLAVDVLAFVFLGSHLIQRHVMRPISQAVGAAEAIAGGDYERRVPLGDTREMAALAGAINRMTDQLLENQERLSHNVHSLDETNRILLATQRDLVQAEKLASIGRLSAGVAHEIGNPLGAVLGYTSLLRKRGAEAELVDGLEREARRIDRIVRALLDYSRPAPAHREPVEVNESLRRVLGLLRAQERLGEVEVEMKLDPGDTTIVAEPHLLDQLFLNLMDNACNAMDRRGKLVVRTIVEEYRIDRPIPSRRADDPPGITYAHLRRPRFASVRDATRIEPGTPIVRTVISDTGVGILAENIEHIFDPFFTTRAPGEGTGLGLAIVASTVAEFGGRIEASSAEGGGAVFSVCFPTVQAET is encoded by the coding sequence GTGCAGAGCCCCGGCGAAAAGCGCCGGGGCTCTCTGCGTGGCGAGATCCTCTTCAGCCTCGCCTTCCTGTGCGGCGCCGCGCTCCTACTGGCCGTCTGGACGCTCACCGTGGTCCGCGTGGCCGCGCCAAACTCCAGCCTCCTGGTGTGGATCCTCCTGGCGGTGGACGTGCTCGCCTTCGTCTTCCTGGGAAGCCACCTGATCCAGCGCCACGTGATGCGCCCCATCTCGCAGGCAGTCGGAGCCGCGGAGGCCATCGCGGGGGGCGACTACGAGCGCCGCGTTCCCCTGGGCGACACGCGGGAGATGGCGGCGCTCGCCGGCGCCATCAACCGCATGACCGACCAGCTCCTGGAGAACCAGGAACGCCTCTCGCACAACGTCCATTCGCTGGACGAGACCAACCGCATCCTCCTTGCCACGCAGCGCGACCTGGTGCAGGCGGAGAAGCTGGCCTCCATCGGCCGCCTCTCGGCCGGCGTGGCGCACGAGATCGGCAACCCGCTGGGCGCCGTGCTCGGCTACACCTCGCTCCTGCGCAAGCGCGGCGCGGAGGCCGAGCTGGTGGACGGGCTGGAGCGCGAGGCGCGGCGCATCGACCGCATCGTCCGCGCCCTGCTGGACTACTCCCGCCCCGCCCCCGCGCACCGCGAGCCCGTGGAGGTCAACGAGTCGCTGCGCCGCGTGCTCGGCCTCCTGCGCGCGCAGGAGCGGCTGGGCGAGGTGGAGGTGGAGATGAAGCTCGATCCCGGCGACACGACGATCGTGGCCGAGCCGCACCTCCTCGACCAGCTGTTCCTCAACCTGATGGACAACGCCTGCAACGCGATGGACAGGCGCGGGAAGCTGGTGGTGAGGACCATCGTGGAGGAGTACCGCATCGACCGCCCGATCCCCTCGCGCCGCGCGGACGACCCGCCGGGGATCACCTACGCGCACCTGCGCCGCCCGCGCTTCGCGTCCGTGCGCGACGCCACGCGCATCGAGCCCGGCACGCCGATCGTGCGGACGGTGATCTCGGACACGGGGGTGGGAATCCTGGCCGAGAACATCGAGCACATCTTCGACCCGTTCTTCACCACCCGCGCGCCGGGCGAGGGAACGGGGCTCGGGCTTGCCATCGTCGCCAGCACCGTGGCAGAATTCGGGGGGCGCATCGAAGCCTCCTCCGCGGAGGGGGGCGGCGCCGTCTTCTCCGTCTGCTTCCCCACCGTCCAGGCCGAAACGTGA
- a CDS encoding sigma-54 dependent transcriptional regulator produces MSNRRVLVIDDEAGLRHTLLLILRDEGYQVQVAEDGEAGLRAAAAEDPELILCDVRMPRLGGVEFLERYKAAGGGGLVIMMSAYGSIDAAVEAMRRGAYDYISKPFNADEVILTLRKAEEREQLRREVARLRKEVGQLTGTEGVVGSSAGMREVLELAGRVAPFPSTVLITGESGSGKEAIARTIHRSSPRSARAFVAVNCGAIPENLLESELFGHEKGAFTGADRAREGVFEEADGGTLFLDEIGELPLALQVKLLRAVQERTIRRVGGTGERAVDVRVLAATARDLIEEVKSGRFRDDLFYRINVVQIHVPPLRTRPEDIPLLAAHFLRMHARRLHIDSPELPASVLPILAAYPWPGNVRELENVLERALVLSGGRITEEHLPSHVRSGKELFEVRDDESDLSVKRRLPALERTLIARALERCGGNRTRAAEILELSVRALSYKIQDYGLD; encoded by the coding sequence GTGAGCAACCGCAGGGTGCTGGTAATCGACGACGAGGCGGGGCTGCGCCACACCCTTCTCCTGATCCTGCGCGACGAGGGCTACCAGGTGCAGGTGGCCGAGGACGGCGAGGCCGGCCTGCGCGCCGCCGCCGCCGAGGACCCCGAGCTCATCCTGTGCGACGTGCGCATGCCGCGCCTGGGCGGTGTCGAGTTCCTGGAGCGCTACAAGGCGGCCGGCGGCGGCGGGCTCGTCATCATGATGAGCGCCTACGGCAGCATCGACGCCGCCGTCGAGGCGATGCGGCGCGGCGCGTACGACTACATCTCCAAGCCCTTCAACGCGGACGAGGTGATCCTCACCCTCCGCAAGGCCGAGGAGCGCGAGCAGCTGCGCCGCGAGGTCGCGCGCCTGCGCAAGGAAGTCGGCCAGCTCACCGGCACCGAGGGCGTGGTCGGCAGCTCCGCGGGGATGCGCGAGGTGCTGGAGCTGGCCGGCCGCGTGGCCCCCTTCCCCTCGACCGTCCTGATCACCGGCGAGAGCGGGAGCGGTAAGGAGGCCATCGCCCGCACCATCCACCGCTCCTCGCCGCGCAGCGCGCGCGCCTTCGTGGCCGTCAACTGCGGCGCCATTCCCGAAAACCTGCTGGAGTCGGAGCTCTTCGGCCACGAAAAGGGCGCTTTCACCGGCGCCGACCGCGCGCGCGAGGGCGTCTTCGAGGAAGCCGACGGCGGCACCCTCTTCCTGGACGAGATCGGCGAGCTCCCCCTGGCGCTCCAGGTGAAGCTCCTGCGCGCGGTGCAGGAGCGCACCATCCGCCGCGTGGGCGGCACGGGCGAGCGCGCGGTGGACGTGCGCGTGCTGGCCGCTACCGCGCGCGACCTGATCGAGGAGGTGAAGAGCGGGCGTTTTCGCGACGACCTCTTCTACCGGATCAACGTGGTGCAGATCCACGTGCCGCCGCTGCGCACGCGCCCGGAAGACATCCCGCTCCTGGCCGCGCACTTCCTGCGCATGCACGCCCGCCGCCTGCACATCGACTCGCCGGAGCTCCCCGCGAGCGTCCTCCCCATCCTGGCCGCCTACCCCTGGCCCGGCAACGTGCGCGAGCTGGAGAACGTCCTGGAGCGCGCCCTCGTCCTCTCCGGCGGCCGCATCACCGAGGAGCACCTCCCCTCGCACGTGCGCAGCGGCAAGGAACTCTTCGAAGTCCGCGACGACGAGAGCGACCTCTCCGTCAAGCGCCGCCTCCCGGCCCTGGAGCGCACCCTGATCGCCCGCGCCCTGGAGCGCTGCGGCGGCAACCGCACCCGCGCCGCGGAGATCCTGGAGCTGTCGGTGCGCGCGCTGTCGTACAAGATCCAGGATTACGGGCTGGATTGA
- the rpmE gene encoding 50S ribosomal protein L31: MKADIHPNYKTTQVRCACGNTFQTRSTTDEISVEVCSQCHPYFTGKQKLMDTAGRIERFRQRYAGGEAAK; the protein is encoded by the coding sequence ATGAAGGCGGACATCCATCCGAATTACAAGACGACTCAGGTGCGCTGCGCGTGCGGCAACACCTTCCAGACCCGCTCCACCACGGACGAGATCTCGGTGGAAGTGTGCTCGCAGTGCCACCCGTACTTTACGGGCAAGCAGAAGCTGATGGACACCGCCGGGCGCATCGAGCGCTTCCGGCAGCGCTACGCGGGCGGCGAGGCGGCGAAGTAA
- the prfA gene encoding peptide chain release factor 1 — MDDRIREVERRYQDLSDQLADPAIHADPKRLRDLSREHAQLTQTVETAARLRAAEEELEGARALAEEGDDAEMAAMARAEVAELEEQTARLSEELKRLLMPRDPLDDRDAVVEVRAGTGGDEAALFAGELFRMYQRFADRRGWKIEVLSASEGGSGGYKEAIFVVRGPHAYGDLRYESGVHRVQRVPATENQGRIHTSAATVAVLPEAEEVDVQINPGELKIDVYRSSGPGGQSVNTTDSAVRITHLPTGLVVTCQDEKSQHKNKDKAMGVLRSRLLDMRVAEQESERARDRKTQVGTGDRSAKIRTYNFPQSRVTDHRIGYTTHALQQLLDGDVGELVDNLKLASQSERAA, encoded by the coding sequence ATGGACGACCGCATCCGCGAAGTCGAGCGCCGCTACCAGGACCTCTCCGACCAGCTGGCGGACCCCGCGATCCACGCGGACCCCAAGCGCCTGCGCGACCTCTCGCGCGAGCACGCGCAGCTCACGCAGACGGTGGAGACCGCCGCCCGCCTGCGCGCCGCCGAAGAGGAGCTGGAAGGCGCCCGCGCACTGGCCGAAGAGGGCGACGACGCGGAGATGGCCGCCATGGCCCGCGCCGAAGTCGCCGAGCTGGAGGAGCAGACCGCGCGTCTCTCCGAAGAGCTCAAGCGGCTCCTGATGCCGCGCGACCCGCTGGACGACCGCGACGCCGTGGTGGAAGTGCGCGCGGGCACCGGCGGCGACGAGGCGGCCCTCTTCGCCGGCGAGCTCTTTCGCATGTACCAGCGCTTCGCCGACCGCCGCGGGTGGAAGATCGAGGTGCTCTCGGCGTCGGAAGGCGGGTCGGGCGGCTACAAGGAGGCGATCTTCGTGGTGCGCGGGCCGCACGCGTACGGCGACCTGCGCTACGAGAGCGGGGTGCACCGCGTGCAGCGCGTCCCCGCCACCGAGAACCAGGGGCGCATCCACACTTCCGCCGCCACCGTCGCCGTCCTTCCCGAGGCGGAAGAGGTGGACGTGCAGATCAATCCGGGCGAGCTCAAGATCGACGTCTATCGCTCCTCCGGGCCCGGCGGCCAGTCGGTGAACACGACCGACTCGGCCGTCCGCATCACGCACCTCCCCACGGGGCTGGTGGTGACCTGCCAGGACGAGAAGAGCCAGCACAAGAACAAGGACAAGGCGATGGGCGTCCTCCGCTCGCGCCTGCTGGACATGCGCGTGGCCGAGCAGGAGTCCGAGCGCGCCCGCGACCGCAAGACGCAGGTGGGCACCGGCGACCGCTCCGCCAAGATCCGCACCTACAACTTCCCCCAGAGCCGCGTCACGGACCACCGCATCGGCTACACCACGCACGCCCTGCAGCAGCTGCTGGACGGCGACGTGGGCGAGCTGGTGGACAACCTCAAGCTCGCCTCGCAGTCCGAACGCGCCGCGTGA